The Mucilaginibacter terrae region CCATTAATATATTTTCAAACCCTTCAACCTTTGCGGTGCCGTTGGCTATGCAGGAAACGTTTTATACTGATAAAGGCGTGCCTGTAAGTGAAGATAAAACCTTTGATTACGCTAACCGGTACAGCATTAAAACCGGCGACAATGCGAGCCGCTTTTACATAGCTAAAGACTATGCTACCGTTAAAGAACATTTTAACCGCGAGCCTCGCTTTTATGCCAGCCTTGGTTTTGATGGCGGCATTTGGTTTGGTAACGGTAAAGTTGATGTTAACGATATGTACCACGTAGAAGCACGTGGCAATAAATCGTTAGCTGGTCCTAAAGATTTAAACACCTTGAACATAACCGGTTATTGGCCTAAAAAGCTTGCCAATTATTTATCCGTTTATGATGATGGTTTTCAGGAGCAAAGCTTCCGTTTACCTTTAATTCGTTTGTCGGGTTTATACCTGCTTTACGCCGAAGCACTTAATGAAGTAAGCGGCCCCACAGCCGAGGTTAACACTTATGTTGACCGTGTAAGGGCCCGTGCAGGCTTAAAAGGAGTTCAGGAATCGTGGACGTCTTTCTCAAACAATCCATCAAAGTATACCACAAAAGACGGCATGCGCCAGATTATACACCAGGAGCGCCGCATCGAGCTTTGTTTTGAAGCCCAAAGCGGTTGGGATTTGCGCCGTTGGAAAGAGTTGCAAAACATACTAAGCGTACCCATGCAAGGCTGGAACATATATGAAGAACAGGCAGTTAATTATTACAAACCCAACACGGTGTTTGTATCGGTATTCGGTTTAAGAAACTACCTGTGGCCTATAAAAGACAACGATTTAATTATAAACAGTAACCTGGTACAAAATCCTTACTGGTAGTATTATTAATTAATGCAATAAACAAGCAAGTTTATGAAAGCTGTTAAAAATAAGATATTAAGATTAGGCGTATACCTGCTGGTACTTGCCATGATCTCCCTTGCCGCCTGTAAAAAAATGGAAGGGTATAATACCGGCCCCGTATCTACCGATACCACCAAACCCGGAACAGTAAGCAATGTAAAAGTTACCAATTTTAACGGTGGCGCTTATATTACTTACAACTTGCCTAATTCAAGTAACATACTGTATGTTCAGGGGCAATATAAAATAAACGATAAAACCACCCGTCAAACCAAGTCAAGCTATTACACCGACACCATTTTGGTTGATGGTTTTGCTCAAAGTAAGGATTACGATGTAACCCTGAATGTAGTGAGCCGTGCCAATGTAATGTCGGACCCGGTGGTTGTAAAGGTTCATCCCGATGTTCCGATCTATAAACTGGTTAAGCCAACGGTTAAAATAGTAGCCGATTTTGGTGGAGTGACTATAACTGCCTTAAATCCTAAAAAGAAGGAAATGGGTTACATTTTGCTGGCACTCGATAATTCTACCAATGCCCTTGAGGTGCAAGATCAGCATTACAGTAATTCAGATACGGTGCAATATTCGGTACGCGGGTATGAGGCAAAATCAAGAAGATTTGGTCTTTACGTAACCGACAAATTTGGAAACATATCAGACACAACGTTGATTACCTTGACACCACTGTTTGAAGCCCTGCTGGATAAGAGTAAATTTTCGAGCTACCGCACCAATAGTGATAGTCCTATTGCTTATGGTTGGGATGTGCCGTATTTATGGGACGGTAAAACCGACGGTTATTCAAACGGTTGGCATACAGCTCCAGGTGTACCCGGTCCAATGCAGGTTACGTTCGGCTTGGGCGTATCGGCTCAGTTAAGCAGGTTTATATTGTGGGAAAGGCCGCTGGAATATACCTATGCGCATGGCAACCCACGCGATTTTACCATGTGGGCATCTAATGCAGCATCTCCTCAGGATGTAAGATTGCCAGAGGTGGCAGCAGTAGGCACAGTTGTGGGTGATTGGGTCAATTTGGGAAATTATCGTTTCCCACCTCCGCCATCGGGCCTTACGCCTGGTTTTACCAATGCTGCCGATGAGGATTTTGTTAAAAAAGGAGTCAACTTCAACTTTGCAAGCGGATCGCAACCAGTAAGGTACCTGCGTATGATGGTGCACCGTACATGGTCAAACGGCGACTTTGCACATGCCATGGAAGTTTCAGTTTACGGAAAAGTTCAATAGCACATCTTAATTATAAAAATTACATGAAGAATTTATATAAACTGCTTTTGGCTTTCCTGGTGGGAGTGGCCATTTACAGTTGCAGTAAACAAGACACCGATTTTAAAAACTTTTTGGGCGACAAGGAGATCACTTACCCAGGTATTGTATCAAACGTACGCTCGCGTGCAGGTAATTTGCGTACTGCCCTCGTGTGGAACCCAAGTCCTGATCCAACCGTTAGCCGATACGTAATCTATTGGAATAACCGGGCAGATTCATTGGTAGTTACATCAAATAATCACAACCCGGCCGATACCATTCGTGCCATTGTGCCTAACTTAAACGAGTACATTTACTCCTTTACCATATTTTCATATGATGGTAAGGGAAATCGCTCGGTGCCGTTGAGCGTAAATAATGTGAAAGTATATGGGCCGGTTTACCAAAGTGGTTTACAAAACCGTGCATTTAACGCGGCCAACCCATATGTGGTTAACCCCGATGGCTCTCTTAAACTCAATTTTTTACAACAGGATACAAGCGTTATAACCGTGGGTACAACCATAAGGTACACCAACCGCTCAGGCGTTATTGAGGAGCGTATAATTCCTCGCGATAGCTTGTCTATCACCATACCTAATTATAAGGGAAATACCCAAATTCAATATCGTACTGGTTATTTACCTGAAAAAAGCGCTTTAGACATATTCAACGTATCTAAGTTCGACAACTTTGCTACCATTGCCGATGGGTTGTCTGTTTGTAGTAAATCCTTATTTAAGGAAGTACGCTTGACGGGTGATGCCGGTACCTACAGTTCTGAAACTACCATAAGTAAGCTTTGGGATGGAAGTAACGGTCCACAGGGCTACCCCAACATTTTCCATAGCGATGGAGATCATCGCTTGCCGCATACCATCACTTTTGATATGGGTAAGGTTTACACCGGTTTAAGCCAGGTTGAACAAACCGGGCGCGATTGCTGTAATAACCCCGATCAGTATGAAATTTGGGGTATAGCCGACATAACTAATGCCGCTACAACACTTAATCCTAATGATGCCGGCTGGCCGGCCGAAGCACAGGCAAAAGGCTGGAAGCTTT contains the following coding sequences:
- a CDS encoding DUF5000 domain-containing lipoprotein, yielding MKAVKNKILRLGVYLLVLAMISLAACKKMEGYNTGPVSTDTTKPGTVSNVKVTNFNGGAYITYNLPNSSNILYVQGQYKINDKTTRQTKSSYYTDTILVDGFAQSKDYDVTLNVVSRANVMSDPVVVKVHPDVPIYKLVKPTVKIVADFGGVTITALNPKKKEMGYILLALDNSTNALEVQDQHYSNSDTVQYSVRGYEAKSRRFGLYVTDKFGNISDTTLITLTPLFEALLDKSKFSSYRTNSDSPIAYGWDVPYLWDGKTDGYSNGWHTAPGVPGPMQVTFGLGVSAQLSRFILWERPLEYTYAHGNPRDFTMWASNAASPQDVRLPEVAAVGTVVGDWVNLGNYRFPPPPSGLTPGFTNAADEDFVKKGVNFNFASGSQPVRYLRMMVHRTWSNGDFAHAMEVSVYGKVQ
- a CDS encoding DUF4998 domain-containing protein; translation: MKNLYKLLLAFLVGVAIYSCSKQDTDFKNFLGDKEITYPGIVSNVRSRAGNLRTALVWNPSPDPTVSRYVIYWNNRADSLVVTSNNHNPADTIRAIVPNLNEYIYSFTIFSYDGKGNRSVPLSVNNVKVYGPVYQSGLQNRAFNAANPYVVNPDGSLKLNFLQQDTSVITVGTTIRYTNRSGVIEERIIPRDSLSITIPNYKGNTQIQYRTGYLPEKSALDIFNVSKFDNFATIADGLSVCSKSLFKEVRLTGDAGTYSSETTISKLWDGSNGPQGYPNIFHSDGDHRLPHTITFDMGKVYTGLSQVEQTGRDCCNNPDQYEIWGIADITNAATTLNPNDAGWPAEAQAKGWKLLKDVRRTDDGRAALKIALDSNLPPVRYIRVRIKHVTTGDSYYSNMSEMTFFNDVFK